The genomic segment CAGAATTCAATTACTGGCATAACAAGGGGAAAGGAAGCAAGCAGCCTAAAACACAAACAAGGacctagaaaataaaaacagattgaAGAACTGAAAGGAAGgctgagagaaaaggaaaaaataaggtgAGTCAAAAGCATTCCTAAAAACAGCCAGTGAGAAACAGTAAGCAGTAGTGATTAAGAACTTCTAAAACATGTAATCCATGAAGTCACATGATGGGCATTAATAATCAAACTGTTGTGAAACAAATAAGCAGCAGTAATGGGAGAATTTAAACTACTGTACCCTAAAACCACTAAACTGAAGCAATCTGTTCTCTGCAAACTGACACAATGACCAACAACAGCAATCCCACTTCAATTACAGCAGCAAAGGTAAGCTGTGAGCCAGCACTGATGAGAAACAGAATCACTGATTACCTcatttcataatgaaaaaaaaggaacagagagagagagagagagaaagttCTCTGAGGTCTAGAAAACGTCATGCAAAGACAGTTACATGATGACAGAGCAGATGGAATAAACTGGGAGAGAAGAtgagcaggacacagcacacacatgCAGCCTGGTGCAGATGCAATAGAgggggagtgtgtgtgtgcacagggaaCAGGGTAAgtcagcacaaacacagccaagAGCCACATGCAAGCCCAAGCCCACACTCCTGCCTTGGAGCAGACACCAGCTCCCTGTGTAACTGATGGCTCCAAGCACAGAGAGCAAGGCAGCAAGTCATGAGCACAAAACCATTTCACACAGCCTACCCAGGCCTGTTTGTCCTGCTCTCTCTTAGCTATGACTTCTAAGAATGAAACTCATGTAGCACATCCTTCCTGGCACCCTAAACTCCCTGTATGACTGTGAACTCCACTCCCTCACAAACCCAACCACGTCAATATTGGTTTGTTTTACCTTTCTTCCTGGCTTTGACGGCCTCTTCCCACAATCTCAGGGTCTCTACCTGCTTCCCAGGCCAACTTGTGAcgtgttgctgctgctgctgctgctgctgctgctgctgctgctgttgttgctgttgttgttgctgctgctgctgctgctgctgttgttgctgttgctgttgttgctgctgctgttgctgtttctgGTTGCTGGTCTCTTCACTCATGCATGCTATGCCAATCAAGTAAGAACACAAATTCACCTTGAAAAGttactctgctttctgctgagaTCACAAAGGCAACTTCTACAAAGAGCATGTGGAATCCCACAGGATTCCAAGCACAAAATCACAGAGGTGTTTAACACAATATCATTAATTCTGTGCTTCATAAAACTACTTTTCCAAGAGCTAAAACCCAAAATATAAGTCAAGAACATCTACTTTAACTGTCAAAAATGGTCTTGTCATTATTTAGTTTGTATTtaggaaaaactaaaataaagaCTCCAATGAGTCTCCAGAACTCAAACTGTTTAGCTccagcttaaaaataaaaaaagcctcTTTACTTTTTACAGCAAGTATAACTTAAAAATTTCAGTTCACATCAGAGAACAGCCTGTCACTACTCTCTGGCCACAGTACAGCTCATCATTTCCACCTCTAACAACTGCTCTAAATGCCTCATGTGAACTGGCTTAGCACCACCAAACTGGCTTGGGAAGCCAGAGTTGTAACCCTATACCTTGAAAAATACTTGACATCCAAATTTCCTACTAAGCTCAACAATCAGGCATTTCAGACATTCCCAGTACCTTCAAATTATCCAGGAGTAACAGGAACTGCAAAGATGTTGTAAATTAATACAGTTTAAAAGGCTTTAAGGACAAAGTTTCCAAAGACATTCCTTACTTCTGCCTCTTTATTCCTCTGAAAACCCCTTTAATATTACTAACCATGTGGGCTAACTTAAGTTACAGGTATTTTAATAGGGAAAATTTGAAAGTCAAGTCTTCATTTGCTTGCTAGGCATTCCAAGTCCAGACTGCAGCACTTCCACAGAGTTTAAGTCTAGAAGGAGCTATTACAAACATCTCATCTGACCTCCTGCACCACACCAGTCAGATGCCATTAATGCCCCAAACATATCAGGGCTGgatttaaatccttttcttgtcAGCTACTGCCTGAGGGAGGAAACACTGAGCCCCAGGGTCAAagctccaggaaagcagagaaatcTTTCTCCTGATTTTGATGAGCTTTACATGAGGCCTCAGACCTGAGACCTGGCAGATTCTTAGCAGTTCTTAAACAGTctaaaatttccaaattatctGTTGCACAGCTCAGGAAGCAGCACTGAATTTAAAAGGGGAGAAAACCTGGGAAGTCTTTTCTTCAAGAGATGGGACCCTGTGATGCAGTGCAGGGCATTCCCAAGGGATAACAGCACAGTCCTGCAGCAAACCAACTCCACACAAACCAATTCTTCAACTGAAGcaaattctgttactaaatatCGACTTTTAAGAGGTGTGACCACCCCGACTGACAAGACAAGTAGCTGAATTTTAACTGAACTTTAACATCAAAGGCAATTCCCTTCGCAAACACATTGTTATTAGAAATGTTTGTAAAACGTTCACCTACTTTTATTGATGCCTTGTTTACAGGTATTACAGTTGATACTTTGGCTCTGCCCGTGTGTCTTTAAGTGGCTGGTGATATATGCTGCACTCAGAAGTTTACCACAGATATTACACGATACCTTTCCTTCATGGCGCACCATGTGTGTCCGCAGTCTGTCTTTGGTGGCAAAGGCAGCAGTGCACGTCTAGATGAAGGACAAAGTTACACTTGAGGTGCAGACAGAGCAGTACAGCCTCACCTACAGGCACACTGGGAGCCCCTGAGACCTTGCAGGTCCTAACAGCATCCTAAGGGTATTGACAACTTTGAGTTTTACCTGTGTTTatagagaaacaaaaatcaaactgcTCAGCAGAGACTGAGGATGGAATTAGCTTCTGAGACAAGCAGGACAAAAATCATACTCTGTACTGCTTGAATCATACTCTACACTGCTTGAACTTTCTTAAAACAGTGGGGTGCCTTACCCACCAATGCAATAGGCAAAGTTGGTTTCTAATGTAATTTTACTGTACAAATATGAACTTGGTACCTTACACTGCTCCATTACTTCTGTTCCCATCCAgcacaaggaaacaaaaccttttcctaaCACTATTGTTTTTGCCCAAGGCTTTTATTTAAGAAGATAAGTCACTAAAACACAGGTTGGAATAAGCATGGATATTCCAAGCAAAACAGCTAATTGTTCAAGGGCAATCAAATTATTTCTCCTAGACTCAGTCATCAATTTATGACAACTTGCTTTCCCCTTCCAGCAAAATAACAGATCCAGAATCAACCATTCCCACCCATTTTAAATAGATGTGCTGAGAAAGACATTTGATTTGAACATGCTGAGAAACACACTGCACACATTACCTCAGAAATGAGCACTGAGCTGAGAATGCTGCTACAATCCTACTACTAAGTTAAGCATATGGTAAAACAGAGCAACTACACTGTTCTCCAAGAAAGCAAAAAGCCTCTAATCTTCCTAAAAAAGCAGCCATGGCATCTTTTTAAAGTTCCACCAGAACTCCAGCACTGTGGGGTGGTGGCAGATGTGGCTTTACTCCTAAACTTGCTTTTCAAAATCAAAAGGAGTGAATACAGCTCTGGAAAGATTCACCTGGGTACTACTGACACAATAAGGTATTGTTCTTAATAAACCATTTTAGCCCTTACTTGGCATTTGAAGGGTCTCTCTGTTGAGTGAACATGTTTAACGTGACAGCTTAAATGATCAGGCCTGCAAGAAAGAGAGGAACAGGAGAAAAGTGCACACTGTTACAAACAGAGTCAGGACACCTTGGCTAGCAGTGCTGACACCATGCAGCCCCCATGCCCCTGCCAGCCAGGACAAATCCCTTCCCTTCACCTACCAGGGGCTTCACCTGCAACACTTCACAGCTTAAAACCAACCTGCGGTTTAAAACTGAACTCTGTTCTGCTCACACACCTGAAAATGGCACGTTTGGTCACACCTTGTGTAAAGAAGAGAGCGCAACAGCTCTAAAGGTTGAAGTTTTGTCTATTGCAAGCACAGGTACaaacagagccagcagcagtgcaAGCTCCCCTGTGCTCTGTCAGTGCCCTCCACCCTGCAGTAAGACCAAGTGGCAGTTTCCCATTTGGTCACAGACTTTGCCAAAGGCTGGCAAAGGGGCTCTGTGGCTGCCCTCAGTGACACAGACACGCATCTTGTGAGATCTGAGGTCAAGAAACCACTTCAAACCACTGTCCTAAAAAAGTGACCACTTCTGACCGCTGCTAACCTTGCTCAGATGGAGACTCCCCCACCCTAAAAGCAGACAAGGCTCTTTATCCCCTCAGCAACCTCCTCAGAAGTttggctctcccagctcctcactACCAGAGCTTAACCCTCCTTGCTCATGGAAAGCCACTAGCGGAGCATGCCTGGGATTTGCTACATGGTACCTTGAGAAGCCTTTTCCACAAACACCGCAGGTGTAGGGTTTCGTGATGCCACCTTCGTGGGACCTCACGTGGTAGGTCATGCGATCCTTCCTCTTGAAGCGCTGATTGCAAATGGGACATTCGAAGGGTTTCTCGTCCGAGTGGGACAGCTTGTGCCTGTTGAGGTGGTAGACGTCCCTGAAGGCCTTTCCACACATCTCACAAGCGTGGTTCTTCTTCACGGGCTTGCTGGGCTTCTTCACCGTCTGCGTCACCGCCATGGCCGTGGCGCCGGCGCTGCTGCTGGGGTTGGTGGCAGAGGAAGACGTAGTGACTGTGGACAGGATGCCTGCGATAGTCGAAACCAGCGAACTCCGGCTGTTGTCACCAGCGATGGTCGAGATAAGGGGCACCATTGTGGTGGGAGTTTTCTTTGGCCGTGACACTAACTTTATCCCTGTGTGGCAGGACTCGTGACGCCTCAAATGGTAGCTGTCCCTGAAAGCTTTGCTGCAGTAAGTGCACACAAAGGAGGTTttaggtttttcctttttaatcccAACAATAGCATCCTTTAATGTTTCTGGTGCAGGCTGAGGTTTCTGCGTTATTGGTAAGGGCAGAATCGGCTTCTGATCGGGCGGCtcaacagcagagctcaggagagGCAACAAActgttctgtgctgcctgctgttGGTGATGGGAGGCTTCGTGTGCCTAAAACCAAACATTCACACTTAAATTCTCTGGATGGGTGCTCGTTCTGGCACGCTGAGAACATTTACAAACGACAGGGAAGCACATTCTAGACCAAAAGCCATGGAGGGAACAACAGGGGAAGGTTACATAATGCTGGTTTTGGACAAGATAAACGGCTCGTGCTGTAAATGTCCCGGCTGTGCAGATCCTGTGGTAAGTGGAGGACACAGCGCAACAACCAAGGAGTTACTAAGTTTCTGGAGGGCAACTTTTTATGGAAGACAACTAGGTGCTTGTCAGATGTTTTAGTAACAGCATTTCATCTTTACATAACAGATAACTCATTTTGCTAATGATGGTATCAGATGGCACCTCAGGACTATCTCTGCAGAGGATGAAGGTACTGACAGGAGTTGCAAAATCAGGCCCCACCTTTAAGCCGAGCTCAGTGCACACCTAGAATTGAACTGCAGCCACAGAGAGCCAGGATGCGATAAGGCGTCTTATTTAAACAGTGTGTTCATacccctgtgccagcactgaaACCAAAGCAACTGGAATCAGGAGCTGTCTAAAGCCACATCTCTATATTTAGCAGGTTCCTGATGCATTTATCCACTGACCACCGTGCTCCCTGCGTCTGGAACTAACAAGAATAGCGGCACAGCCGTTTTCTCTTCGTCAGCAGCTACTTTGTGCTGGGAAGAGAAGCTGATCGATACACACTGGGAGACATCTAGAGATGCTGGAGAACACGGTTTGGGGGCGGTGGGAATAAACCCTGAAAGCTGTTTGAAAGCAGCCAATACCAACTAACTCTGAACCACAGAATCTGTGGCAGAAGCTACAGGCAGGGGaagccagcagtgctcagctgagctgcagcctgcaccACGCGCGGTTATTCTGAGGCAGACACACCGTTATTAAAACTCATCCAGTTAGACTGGGACAAAACCCTGGCAGATACAATTTTAATGTGGTTTAGAAACCACACAGACCAATTCAGCCTAATGgagcattaaaataaatcactcCAGCACCTTAAGCCAGTTTCAGTGCATCTGTATTCAAGATGTGCCTCGTTCTCATCAGACCAGTTTTAAATCAGGCTCGTTATTAACGCAGCGTGCCAGGCCTGAAGCTGAGTTTGGGGAAACTTGCATT from the Catharus ustulatus isolate bCatUst1 chromosome 22, bCatUst1.pri.v2, whole genome shotgun sequence genome contains:
- the VEZF1 gene encoding vascular endothelial zinc finger 1, translated to MEANWTAFLFQAHEASHHQQQAAQNSLLPLLSSAVEPPDQKPILPLPITQKPQPAPETLKDAIVGIKKEKPKTSFVCTYCSKAFRDSYHLRRHESCHTGIKLVSRPKKTPTTMVPLISTIAGDNSRSSLVSTIAGILSTVTTSSSATNPSSSAGATAMAVTQTVKKPSKPVKKNHACEMCGKAFRDVYHLNRHKLSHSDEKPFECPICNQRFKRKDRMTYHVRSHEGGITKPYTCGVCGKGFSRPDHLSCHVKHVHSTERPFKCQTCTAAFATKDRLRTHMVRHEGKVSCNICGKLLSAAYITSHLKTHGQSQSINCNTCKQGINKTCMSEETSNQKQQQQQQQQQQQQQQQQQQQQQQQQQQQQQQQQQQQQQQHVTSWPGKQVETLRLWEEAVKARKKECQFTFEKAIEYVPFEAANLCQTSTAATTPVTLTTPFNITSSVASGTITNPVTVAAAMSMRSPVNVSSAVNISSPMNLGHPVTITSPLSMTSPLTLTTPVNLPTPVTAPVNIAHPVTITSPMNLPTPMTLAGPLNIAMRPVESMPFLPQALPTSPPW